From Desulfurobacteriaceae bacterium:
TTAATATTTTTCCTGGCAGCTTCAATGGTGTCTTCATAAGCTCTGATAACCTTATAAAGGGCTTCGTTTATGTCTCCAGTTCCGTAAAGCTCGCCATTAAATCTTTCGTAGGCAATGTGTACGACAGGAATTTCCTTAATGCGGTTGGAACGGCTTTCTATAAGTTTACCGTTCTTGAAAAGTTTAATGCGGTCTTTTGTTAATTCTTGTCTTATCTCTTCCCCACCAAGTTCAAAAGGAAGTCTGTGAGTTATAGTGATTTTTTCATAATCTCTAAGGTCGAGGGGATTAGGTTTTATGGTTACTTTACCTGGAAACAAGGAAATAAGGTCAATACCATTCTTGTACCCAACAAAAATATAACCGTTCCCTGCAAGTGAACAGTCTCTTGCTATTGAAATCAGAAGTTCATGGTTGTTTGTCCAGATTTCATTGAGTATTTCTTGAGCCTCTTCATCTTCCGCTTCGATAGAAGGAAGTTCTGAGAAAAGGAAACTTGCGGATATGTTAACAATTGCTTTGACAAAAAAGCTTTCTCTATAAGCTTTCTTTAGTATTTCGGGATCAAGTTGAGATAAGTCATCTTCGGCAGAAGGTAGGAAATTGTCAATGAATGTGATAGCTTTCCTGATAGGTGAACGAAAAATATCAAAAAAGCCCATACTGAACTCCAAAGGGTTTTAGAGAGAAATTAAGGAGAGAGTTTAAATCTGATTAGGACAGGTGGGACTCAGGTAAGCTCAAAAGCAACTATGCAACCATAAATGTTTGGATAATGTTTTTGGAGAAATATATCTGGGTTATAGAAAAGAATCTCTTCTTTATGTTTCCCAATAAACTCTTCTGCCTTTTCCTTCAGTTGGGGAATAGTTAAGGCTTCCTCAAGGACAGGAGCATCTGTAGCAAGAAAATCGTCATCGTCATATCCTTGTTCTAGTAAAATATCAAGGTATCTTTCAAGTTCTTTAAGATTTTCCTTTGCCATCACCAAGTTTCCGAAACTCTAATTTACTACTATGTTGTCTGTTGTATTCTTCTACTCTCTCTACCTGTTTATTAACGTAATTTATACACTGTTCCATTGGAGTGCTACCTTTTTCATGAGTAACTTTGAAAAAGGTTCTAATATTCAGCGTTTCTGCGTCAATAATTGCAATAGTTCCTGTTTTATATCTAACAAAAAAATACTTCCCGGAACCTCTTATATCATCAAAATAAAAAATCCTTGAAGCTTTAAGAATTGTATCTCTCAAAAGTTCTTGTAGTTTCTTTCTATACTTCTGTCTGCTCTCCTCTGTCAGATTTTCCCATTTGACCTTGAAAAACTTTGGAAGGTGCTTTTGAAGTTTCTTTTCAAACTCTTTTTCTGATTGCCATTCCAAGGTTTCCCTTCTCGCCATGCTGAAAATAGTAGAACACTTTTTTATGTCCTTGGTTTTCCTTTTGCTGAATTCTCTTTCTTCTTTTGAAACAAGATCCGCATTTTTTGTTGCTACCGGAACTGCAACACATGTGCAGTGTGGATGTAAGGGAATGTCGTTAGCAACTTCTCTCTTGAAGATTCTTCCACAACGGGCTTCACACTTTGGACATGGAGTCTTACCACACAGCCATTTAATTTCCGTTACTTCCATCTTTTGCCAGATGGCAAGATTACTCTGGGTGTAGGCTCTAGCAGTTTCTGTTCTTGCTATAGCAACAGCTCTACTGTAAAGATCTCTGAATACTTTGTTTGAATGTAAGGGAAGTTTTGCGATTCTTCTTGCTATTTTTGGAATGGACTCTCCCTGCAGGATTCCAAGAGAAAGCTCTCTCTTGATGGCATTGACAAGATCGTCGGAAAGCTTGTCTGAAAAAGTCAAAGCATAAGTGGTTAGAAACTTTACCGTTTCTGTGGGAACCTTAAAAAGAGAAGTTGAAACCGGAACGGCGTCTGAAAACTCTTTTTGGATTAATTTTGCAAGCTCTTCTGTATGTTTCTCGGCATTTGCTTTTTGTTTTTGGATTTGCTCTTTCAAGAGGTTGTTAAGTTTTTTATTGAAACCTTCTTGCCTTTTAGAACCGTAAATGATTTTGTCTATTTCCTTTTTCAGTTTATTGAGTCTCCAGACTTGGTAAGGTGTAACTTCATCATCCTCCTGGGCAAGTAGATGAACTATTTCCTTTTGAGTTTCCTGAAGGAGTTTGATAACTTCCTTTTCAAGAGCTAAGCCGTCTTTGAGCATCCTTTTTCTTGCTTCAAGGGCAAGGCGTTTAAGTTTGTTGTGAAGGTTCTTCTCCCTGTCATCAGACATCAACCAGCTCCAGTTCTGCCTTTAGTGCTACTTTCTTGCTTCCCACCATGTAATCCTGTAGAGAGATTACTCTAAACGTTCTTCCATGAGCGGTAAGCTGATCCCCAATCTCAATATCTACCCTTCCAGAAAGGAAAGCAGTGGAAGTGTTTTTCTCAATAAAACCTAACTCATCAGTAGAGGCTTCTGAGGATAAGAGTGATAAATAACCTTCAGTTGCAAAAGTTATACCGTTAGGTTTTGTAACTGTAATTTCTGTTTTCTCAAAAGGGAAATTCCTAAAGAGTCTCTCAAAGACTCCAGAATCAATCATAAACAGGTTCCTCCGGTGAGAGTTCTACGATGCCGCCAGCAAACTTGATTCTTGCTTCTTCCTGTTTCAGAAGTTTTTCGTAATGGGAGAGCGTTTCTTTTAAGCTGTTAAGTCTGTCTGTTTCTTTTGCCTCAAGGTCTCCAATTCTTGCTGACTGAAGAGAAGAAATTTCTCTTGCAATAAGAGCAATACAGAGTTTGTAAAGAGCAATGTTCTCATTTGGCTCGTTAACGTAGTCATTCGCCAGCTCTAGGGCAATTTCTTCAGATGCAAAGGGGAGTCTAATTAAGGCTTTCTGGGTAATTGTCTTTATATCAATCATCCACCAACTCCTTTAAAGAAAGAGGGCAGAAAGCCCTCAACTATTAAGGAAGTTTGATTTTTACCCCCGTTCTTGTATCTGTAATGATTCCGTTATAGCGTTCGGTGAAAACGATATCTATAGTCTGGGTTGAAATGCTGAAATCCCTATCAGTCCTTAGACCTTGTCTATGTTGATAGTACTGATCAGTCTTTGGAAGTGTAAGTGTAATTGGATCGGTTGGGTCATAGTGAACAGTATCTATAACCTCAAAATCAAAAGTCAGTCTTTCTCCTCTTTCAGCTGCAACAGCAGAATCTTTCTTTGCCTGTAAGAGTGCAGCTGCAATTTCAGGAGCACAGACTGCAATTGGTTTCTTAAGGTAATCTCTTCCAACGTTCCTTCTAAGTTTTGCCCATGCAGCATTTAGGGTTTTTATCCAGGAATCTGTAAAGCTTATCTCTTCGTACTTTGCATTTTTCAAAAGATTCCACATAAACTTTGCTTTATTGTTAACAGCTTCTACTTTGGCTCTCCAGATTGCATCTTCTATTTTCCACCATTTATTATCCTCAAACCAGTTTCTGTAAAGTTTAATTCCTGCCGCATAGGTAAGGTTCTTAAGTGCCACTGTTTTACCTTCAGTGAAATAGGTGAATTCAACCGTTTCACCGGGCTTGAGTTCCTTGAAGGTTACAGTCTGGCTTCCTACCTGATATTCTTCAAATTCAGAATCGGAATTTACTGTTCTAAATATCTGCATCCAGCGATCGTCAACTTCAGGAAGTATCTTATCAAGGTCCACAACTACAGGCTTGGGAGGTTTCATTGCCTCTGGTGGATAAGAGGCAGTAGCCTGAAGTTTTGCTTTAAGGATTTCCTCTCCTCTTTTCCTTGGAATAGGAGTTCCGGTTTCGTCATAGAGTCCCGCTTTCAAGAATTTATCGATAGCAGAAAGAAATTCTTTTCTCAGTTTTTCATCATAAAGAATCTGGCTTGCATGAAGTTTTTCTGGATTCTTAACGATTATTCCCGGCATTTCCAATAACCTCCTAATAGAGCTCTGGCATAAGAGTTATGTAAACGGTTTCTTCACCACTTGCTTTTGTTTTAAAAGCTTTTCCTATTTTTGGATTGGTATCATCAGAGCTGTCATATGGTTTCACTTTTCCATCTCCTGCATACTGAAGAAGGGTTCCACTTGCAATCTCAACAGATGGATCTGCCACCGGAACGTCAAAGACACCTCTTACTATTAGAACTCCTTCTTCACCAGGCAAAATGTCCTCAAAAGGGACTCCTATCCAGTTACCTACTTTAGCGAGGGTATCTTTTGCAAGAGTGCTCGTTCCAGTATTAATAACCCTCACTCTATCGTCTCTTTCATATCTGAACATGACTTAGTTCCTCCTCTCAGTAGGTTATGAATGGAGAGTCTTCTCTCGTTTCTGTCTCAGTTGGTGGATTGATTGTTCCCGTCCCTGCAGTTAATCTTGGAAGATTTTCTTTAAAGGTGGCGGTAAGGTTTTCTATCTGCTCTTTTGTTGTCGCAACTTCAAGTGATGCCTTTAGTATGTCTCTTACATCTTCTGGAACTTCTGAAAGTTTTTGTGCTTTCAGTTGGTCAAGTTCAAGCTTTGCTTTTTCGGCTTTGAGTTTCTCTACTTCTTCTGTTCTCGCTTTGAGTTCAGCCTGGAGTTTTTCGATTTCACCTTCTTTGAGCTTTAGTTCTGCCTGAAGCTTTTCTACCTGTGCCTGTAAAGCTTTAAGCTTTTCTTCCACCTTATCCTCCATATTATTGGTTTTTTTAGCATCAAGTCTTTTGGCGTCTGGATGAGCACCTCTAAAGACGAGGGAAATTTCGTCTGCTTCAAAATCTTCAATAGTGATTACCTTCTCCTCCCCTTCTGAAACGGTGTACTCCTTAATTGATCCTCCGATAGAAACTGCTTTAATTGGAGTAGGTTTCATTTTTATTAGAGCAATGAGTTTTTCCTGTCCCTGTTTTGGAATCCTTAAAAATGCCATGAGTTCTTTTTCTTTGTCTCCTTTGATTTCTGTTTTTGAAACTACTCCAACAATGTTTTCTATTCTTTCCCAGTGTTCAAGTAAGACAGGTTTCCCTTTGAGAGTTTTCCCTGCTTTCTCAACTGCCTGAGAAGAAAAAACGACGGTTGTCGGCTCGTAGTTAACAAGAGGAGTTATTTTTATCCCGGAAGAGATAGCCTTGACCGGGATTTCAACGTATTCATCGGTTTCCGTTAAATCGTAACCTGAAGCAGAAGCCTGCAGAATGAGAGGTCTATTCTCCATTTCCTTCTCCTGAAGATTTCATGGAAATAGATTAAGGCAGGAAAATAGAATTGATTAGGACAGATGGGACAGAGCCAATCAGGCATCCACAACTGGGGAATCTGTATCAGCGGAAGGTGGAATAGGTTTCTGCTTTGCCCATTCATCAAAAGAAAGTTGAGTTTTACCATCCATTTTTTCTTTTTCCCATTTCACAAGCAATTGACGGCAATACTCAGAGGTATTCTGCTCTGTACAGGTTTTTGTTTTTTGATTCTGAGATACTGTATCAGCTTGGACAGTTTTTTTCTCTTTGTTAAGCTCTGGAGGAATGTATTCTATTAATTCAAGAACTGCCTCTATTCCATCCTCTACTTCCCTCGTTCTAAAAGATGAGACCTGTACCTGCTTTATTCCTCTTGCTCGGGTATGAACGTCAACAATTTTCCAGACTGCAGGACGGGAGTTGACGAACTTTGTGAAGAGTTTGTTAAGTTTTTCTGCTTTTTCAATCGCTGTTACTCCTGAGTCTTCATCGTCATAGAGAGAAAAATTAACAGTGATTATTGCAGGTTCATAACCCTGATATTCACGAGAAAGGGACGAGTTCCCGTCACCAGACATATCATCCCAGCGAATGTTTTTTTGAATTTCAATTCCATTTTCAATTTCCACTGGGAGAATAACTTCCTCTCCAGTTTCACATATCAGTTTTACGAGCTTGACATCTTCCATTACTCTGTTCCTTCAACTACGGTGATGTTCAAAGAGTTAATCACTGGAAGTTCACCTTTTGCAACAGGAACGTCCGCCGATGGAGAATTAATCTCAACTTTTGAAACGCCTGCAATTTCCATTAGAGGATAAATGAGACTCGAAATCGTTACGTCTTTAGAGATTCTGAATCTACGGTTATCGTAATCAAAGATTACCGATTTGTATTCTTCGTTATATACAAAGAGAGCATTTATTCTTCTTTCAGCTTCTGCTTTTATAAGGTCTATTTCCGTGAAGCCTGGATAAGTGTAAATGGTTATATCAATATCTATAGCTTTGAGCGTTGGAGCTTTAACAAGAACATCAGCTACTGGAGTCTTCTTAAGGTTCATTACTTCTTGAACTTTTGCTATTAAATCATTTGTTGGAAGTCCAGCGGTAGAGACAATGTAAACGTCAACTGTTCCTTGCCCTCTTGGATGCTGGTCATCTATTTCAACGTCAACTACACCATCAATGGATAAAGCCCAATATTTGTAATAATCTGCTATCTGCAACGATAGAGTGGTCCACCTTAGAATACATCTTTGACGCAAAGACTCATCATCCTCTTGATCCATTCCTTCCTCTATCAACCAATTTGATGGATTGTAAAC
This genomic window contains:
- a CDS encoding phage portal protein, which encodes MGFFDIFRSPIRKAITFIDNFLPSAEDDLSQLDPEILKKAYRESFFVKAIVNISASFLFSELPSIEAEDEEAQEILNEIWTNNHELLISIARDCSLAGNGYIFVGYKNGIDLISLFPGKVTIKPNPLDLRDYEKITITHRLPFELGGEEIRQELTKDRIKLFKNGKLIESRSNRIKEIPVVHIAYERFNGELYGTGDINEALYKVIRAYEDTIEAARKNIKYHGTPIPVIETEDTQFLEKQIKEGKWTSQKALVLPSGSKAYFLESQRPFGELKDFLQTLFYNIVILSETPEFLFGSHTPSSWASVKEQLHPIIRKTKRRQLIWKEALQKANRLILKTLEAYEGKKFSSYKTTVQFPEPSKKDLEAVVRSVAQLVGSGIISPKEGREVVKDLLPEIVQAEQESSDYNPDKNWNEDEK
- a CDS encoding DUF2190 family protein, giving the protein MFRYERDDRVRVINTGTSTLAKDTLAKVGNWIGVPFEDILPGEEGVLIVRGVFDVPVADPSVEIASGTLLQYAGDGKVKPYDSSDDTNPKIGKAFKTKASGEETVYITLMPELY
- a CDS encoding baseplate J/gp47 family protein, producing MIDYDVLLQAITDYPTFEQLLTESIAISRQKNPKITNYNVGGVYRTLLEVNSELIKQLYDLLKEHIVPNLFVVTARGSWLDLHAAGLGIERKPAKKAVGYVLFRREDTSGNVLIPKGTIIKTPPNIFGEELRYITIEEKVLQDGQSEVTVKVESEETGAKYNVGEGMISILTTYIPGIDSVYNPSNWLIEEGMDQEDDESLRQRCILRWTTLSLQIADYYKYWALSIDGVVDVEIDDQHPRGQGTVDVYIVSTAGLPTNDLIAKVQEVMNLKKTPVADVLVKAPTLKAIDIDITIYTYPGFTEIDLIKAEAERRINALFVYNEEYKSVIFDYDNRRFRISKDVTISSLIYPLMEIAGVSKVEINSPSADVPVAKGELPVINSLNITVVEGTE